Proteins from a single region of Sphingopyxis sp. BSN-002:
- a CDS encoding P-loop NTPase fold protein has translation MAAERIVGAKGEPLSVGISGDWGVGKSSMMKLLRTSLSKHEDVEFRFVEFNAWLYQNYDDARAALMEAIAAAVVEQAVAKKDSLSETALKHARNLLGRVKKLRLLGLIGSTAIDIYAGGHLTPFLAAGVGTVGGLLDGDVTSDDVEKARKLATDTYEGGKKLVGDKAPEKASEPAEADTPRKAIQAFRDDLEATLAELGVTLVVLIDDLDRCLPKTAIATLESMRLFLFLKHTAFVIAADEGMIRQAVRSHFENATLDDDLVTNYFDKLIQLPIRVPALGTQEVRAYLMMLFVDADPDLDGSVKDTIREAVCKRLAQSWTGARVDKAFVSEEIKNCPPQAECPPSLLNRLALAERIAPILTTSPKIRGNPRLIKRFLNTLSMRSSMARIQSVTVDEEVLVKLLLFERCGDKDAYAELLRAVNESEDGYAAFLGDMERRARGDDTAPELEKPWNEAFHMNWLRLDPPLADKDLRGALYVGRESHPIISRADELSSEAMEVLDMLLKLNSASPIVVDEIAKLSNPEIGRITDKIIVRARNETAWGTPPILNALQALAAVSSASARVVVAFFSEVPSSQIKASIVPRLAAIAWGQEVLTAFHKRGDLAGPAKNAVTKSLKGHK, from the coding sequence ATTGCAGCAGAAAGAATAGTCGGCGCAAAGGGAGAGCCCCTATCGGTTGGCATCTCTGGCGACTGGGGCGTCGGCAAGTCGTCGATGATGAAGCTTCTGCGCACTTCGCTCAGCAAGCACGAGGATGTCGAGTTCCGTTTCGTCGAGTTCAACGCTTGGCTCTATCAAAACTACGACGATGCTCGTGCCGCTCTCATGGAGGCGATTGCTGCTGCTGTGGTCGAACAGGCAGTCGCGAAGAAGGACTCGCTTTCGGAGACCGCTCTAAAGCACGCCCGCAACCTGCTCGGCCGCGTAAAGAAGCTCAGGCTGTTGGGCCTTATCGGCTCTACCGCGATTGACATCTATGCCGGCGGTCATCTTACGCCGTTCCTCGCGGCTGGCGTGGGGACCGTAGGTGGATTGCTCGACGGTGACGTCACAAGCGACGACGTGGAGAAAGCCCGGAAGCTCGCGACCGATACCTACGAAGGCGGGAAAAAGCTGGTCGGTGACAAGGCGCCGGAAAAGGCGTCTGAACCGGCAGAGGCTGACACGCCCCGCAAGGCGATTCAAGCCTTTCGCGATGATCTGGAGGCAACGCTAGCTGAGCTAGGCGTTACTCTAGTGGTGTTAATCGACGATCTCGATCGCTGCCTGCCCAAGACCGCGATCGCGACGCTCGAATCGATGCGTCTGTTCCTCTTTCTAAAGCATACCGCGTTCGTCATCGCCGCTGACGAGGGCATGATCCGGCAGGCCGTGCGATCGCATTTCGAGAACGCAACACTCGATGACGATCTGGTAACCAACTATTTCGACAAGCTGATTCAACTCCCCATCCGCGTGCCCGCGCTCGGTACGCAAGAGGTTCGGGCATATCTGATGATGTTGTTTGTCGACGCCGACCCGGATCTCGACGGCTCAGTGAAGGACACCATCCGTGAGGCGGTATGCAAACGCCTCGCTCAATCTTGGACAGGAGCCAGGGTCGACAAGGCTTTCGTATCTGAAGAGATCAAGAATTGCCCACCGCAAGCCGAATGCCCGCCCAGCCTGCTGAACCGCCTCGCGCTTGCCGAGCGCATCGCTCCGATCTTAACGACCTCGCCCAAAATTCGCGGTAACCCACGCCTCATCAAGCGTTTCCTCAATACCTTGTCGATGCGCAGTTCCATGGCGCGAATCCAGTCGGTGACCGTGGACGAGGAAGTGCTGGTCAAGCTGCTCCTGTTCGAACGCTGCGGCGACAAGGATGCCTATGCCGAGCTGCTTCGCGCAGTGAACGAGTCCGAAGACGGTTACGCGGCATTCTTGGGAGACATGGAGCGTCGGGCCCGCGGCGACGACACCGCGCCTGAACTGGAGAAACCATGGAACGAAGCCTTCCACATGAACTGGCTCAGGCTGGATCCGCCGCTCGCGGATAAAGATTTACGCGGCGCCCTTTATGTCGGACGAGAAAGCCACCCGATCATCTCTCGCGCTGACGAATTGTCGTCGGAGGCGATGGAGGTTCTCGACATGCTCCTGAAACTTAATTCGGCGAGCCCAATTGTCGTCGATGAGATAGCAAAACTGTCGAATCCAGAAATCGGCCGGATCACAGACAAGATCATCGTGCGGGCGAGGAATGAGACTGCTTGGGGTACGCCTCCGATTCTCAATGCGCTGCAGGCGCTCGCCGCCGTTTCGTCGGCTTCCGCCCGTGTAGTCGTCGCCTTCTTCAGCGAGGTACCGTCGAGTCAGATCAAGGCATCCATCGTGCCGCGTCTCGCAGCGATAGCTTGGGGACAGGAGGTGCTCACGGCTTTCCACAAGCGAGGTGACTTGGCCGGTCCGGCCAAGAATGCGGTCACGAAATCGTTGAAAGGGCATAAATAG
- a CDS encoding macro domain-containing protein encodes MTYFFKSILTLSFWRFALFSQDAAIKVLAAMGGLYGFVEMLDFFGIYTKDRYSGLAIIPMLLAAIILVVVTRRPVSRISYKPLGKDYRIDVRIGDLFSGTGDVVVSTNTTFDTDMASGLIDAGSLQGQVATQFFQTNTKDIDQQLENELQNVPSTERADALGKKREYPIGTVARVRSHSRTFYFIAMSRLNDAGTAGSTKRDVEDALDKLWAFIAERGNHQPIAIPLMGTGRGRIPVPRKKVAEMIAQSFAEASAERIFSAELSIVIRPQDAERFEVNLYQIRDYLVQSLHS; translated from the coding sequence TTCAAATCGATCCTGACCTTGTCCTTTTGGCGTTTTGCCCTGTTTTCGCAGGATGCCGCGATCAAGGTTCTCGCCGCGATGGGCGGCCTGTACGGCTTTGTGGAAATGCTCGATTTTTTCGGTATCTATACCAAGGACCGATATAGTGGGCTGGCGATCATACCGATGCTCCTGGCGGCAATCATACTCGTCGTCGTTACGCGACGCCCCGTGTCGCGTATCTCCTATAAGCCGTTAGGAAAGGACTATCGCATCGACGTCCGCATCGGCGACCTATTTTCCGGAACAGGCGATGTCGTCGTCAGCACTAATACGACGTTCGACACCGACATGGCATCCGGACTGATCGACGCGGGAAGTCTGCAAGGCCAGGTTGCGACCCAGTTTTTTCAGACCAACACGAAAGACATAGATCAGCAACTAGAAAACGAATTGCAGAATGTCCCGTCGACCGAGCGCGCCGATGCGCTTGGCAAGAAGCGCGAATATCCGATCGGCACCGTAGCTCGGGTCCGCAGCCATAGTCGCACCTTCTATTTCATCGCGATGTCCCGGCTTAATGATGCGGGGACCGCCGGATCGACAAAAAGAGACGTCGAGGATGCACTCGACAAGCTCTGGGCATTCATTGCTGAGCGAGGCAACCATCAGCCGATAGCGATACCCTTGATGGGAACGGGTCGCGGCCGTATTCCGGTTCCACGCAAGAAGGTCGCCGAGATGATCGCCCAATCCTTTGCAGAGGCGTCAGCCGAGAGGATTTTCTCCGCAGAGCTTTCCATTGTGATCCGCCCGCAAGATGCGGAGAGATTTGAAGTAAACCTGTATCAAATTCGGGATTATCTGGTGCAGAGCCTTCATAGCTGA